The Nematostella vectensis chromosome 6, jaNemVect1.1, whole genome shotgun sequence region CTTGTGAGTGAAGGCGTCCTATACTGTTTGTCAGTGTGGCGAATGTAAAAGGAAAAGGTGCCGATTTCAAGGGATTGAAAATCTTGTGTTGCAACTGTTCATCAGATTTCTGGGCGTGAATTTTGAGGATAGGGGTTCCTTTGGGAGTATTCCttctgtgggggagggggtgggatgatattgatttttcaGATTAAGCACTTAAAACATGTTCCGCAGAATTTTAATGGCACAGGAAGCTCGTGAAGTACCCCTATCTCGAATTTTGCTGTTATAATTCCATAACGGAAATCTTTCAGATCCGCCGGCCAATCAGATCCAAGCATTGCTCGGTGTGTGACAGGTGTGTGGCGAGGTTTGATCATCACTGTCCTTGGGTGGAAAACTGCGTGGGTAAGTACACTCCTCGTAAGGGGGGGATGAAAGTGCCAAATAAAAACAGCACATTTCtcctaaaaacaaaaatcacaAAACTAACAAAATAATGGATTATTCACATTCCCATCTTTTTATGCAAAATAACCATGCATAACCATCCAATCGCAGTTGCGTTAAGATAATTGATTGACACCCTTGATTGACAGGTGCGGGTAATCACCATTTCTTTATTGGATACCTGTTTTTCCTGTTTGGCATGATCCAGTGGTATTTGTATGGAGGCATTGTATGTGAGTATTCACCTGAAAAATACCCTGCTTGACTAGTTTAATCACAGTGAACTGTGACCTgcttaattataataaagttACAGCCTACTCGACCAATTTTATGACAACCACTGCAAAGATGAATCTGTGCGGCAATAACTCTCGAACTATCTTacgtaatttttttaaagtatatatttttgtattcAGCTATTTATAAAAGCACTCATCATATTTTGTGTAAAAAGCTGTTCTTGATATCTTACCGTCATTCTTGTCTACTCTACGCAGTTTACATGAATGTGTGTGAGGGTTATACTGGCGGTTGGTGGGACGCCATGGTACGGAGCGCATACTGTTCACCATGGGTTACCTGGGGATTTGTCAACGCCCTCTTCCATTTCCTATGGGTCGGCGCTCTGTTCATTTGCCAGTCTTATCAGGTATGGTTCGTGTTTAACATAAAAAGTGACGTGTAACGTGAAAAGCGTGACGTGTTGCCCGAAAAGCGCGTCGTGTAGCGTGACGTGTAACGTGAAAAATGTGGCATGAAAAGCGTGTCGTGTACGTGTGTTCAGTAACGTGTAGTGTGCGTTCAGTATTTGCGTGCATTATTTGGCGGGAACGCTTTGCAAGTTGTGCTACGTGCGTATTGCAGTACGTATTACGTGTGGTGTGTGTTATATCCCGTGCACTGCGTGTAGCTTTACGTACATTACGTGTTTCGTTACGTGCAGTACGTGTTTCTCTACGTTTATTAGCAGTATTGAAACGTGAAGTGTGCTGTGTTACTTGCTCTATAAACTATACATGTTTAATAACGTGCATTTCGCGTGTCCTGACTAGCTGTTCTGGATTGGCATGACGACCAACGAACGTCTAAACGTGGCTCGATACACGCATATGATGGACAGCACAGGCAACCCGCAAAGTCCTTTCAGGTAATCCTAGTGAACTCGCACGTTGTTTTATAGAACTGGTCAAATTCAAAGCTTTCGCAAGTAGATGCGGAAAATGTTTTGActggttctttttttttttcacccagCCGAAATCTATTTAGCAATATTGGAGACTTCTTCGGCTTCTCGTTTTTCGGGCTGTACCGACCGGTGCGCACCGACTGGAAAAGACAATACGACATCGAGCTGAACACATCTCGCAAGGAGCACGTTTAACGTGAATGGTGATTGGCTAGAAGTGATTCACGTGGCAATTCCGCGAAAGTCTGGGATCGAAAAGCGTGCCCATGAAACAAACGCTCGACAGTCACTAGAGGACTTGCGCatagagatcacgtgacttattCGGTGGCAAAATCGCGCGCGCTCAGTTTGTTATCGGCAaaatagcaacaacaaaaagcaacgtaGTTAGCACTTACAAATAAAGCCCGAATGTTTTTCCAAGGGGGGTCATTTTCACTTACTTTGatcacattttatttttagtcttTATTTGGAGAGACTGGCGCAGTCAATTAtgggtttttttgtttgaatttgccacccaaaaggtcacgtgatcccTTCGCGCGAGTCCCCTATTCACATGTCAAACATTTGATTGGCACCTGGGCTCCCCGCGGGTGTGCATTGCCGTACTTCAATGTAAAATATAATACAAAGGATGTAGAGTATTTTAATCGTGAACAAATTGTATAAGTATAAGTTCTAGTTTTAAAAGTTCATCACAGAGCACTGACATGTCTTGAGATAAGTCGTACAGTGGGACCCTGTTTAACCCGGCCCTTTGTGGGGGATAAAACAGAGTTGCGGGTAGTTCGAATGATCAGAGCTCTGAAATAACTTAAAATTAGTTTCTTGGGAACTCCAAGTCCATTTCGAGCTAGCGGGGATCcacttcattttttttttacagattgTGTTGATCCAAAGTTGTTCGCGAAAATGTATTTGTACAAAGTTtcagcagttttttttataattattagTAATGACATAAACATGACATAACGCTTTATCGCGTCCTTATTTTATCAAACATCTCGTCATGTTTAACCccattttttcaaaataattttcagaTTAGAAAACAAGAGATCAGCATAACACAGTTTAAgccacaaatagatacctttagtCTATTCACCCCAAATTCAAACAATTCCAGATTAACACTTTAAACAGTTTTGGAATAATTGGTTTCAGAAAATTCCAAAAATATCTAAGAGATGGTTTGTTAaaacgcagtggctatatgcccgacagtcgggaaaaGTCCCCAATGGACTAAATACCCAacagttttcaatttcttcaaataaacccttgtcgacctagtgagttcaaagtattctatatttgtcgAGAAAGGGCAAGCTAATCTGAATTGAGATTTGTTATTGGTATTAAACGGTTTCTGTTGACTATGTACATTATAGAAACACCTTTCCTGACTGTTATTGTAGCAGAAAAAATGCAAGTGTCACTAAGTTAACGATAAAAACATTCTATTCCTTCAACAAAGTTAAATTCAGAATCGCCTGCcctttctaaacaaatataggatactttgaactcactaggcTGGCTGGcttatttaaataaattgGAAACTGTCGGGCGTATAGTCCATTAAATACCAGTCCCGACAGTTGTAGAAGATAAAATCAAGTGTCTCCGGGTGTCACTTTGATAACGATTTTATAGTGTATACAAGCAAGCAAAAACTTTCAATTCTGACTACAAAGCTCAAACTAGattcgcttgccctttctccACAAATATgacaatactttgaactcactagaTTGACAATTTACTGTGATATTTTCGTAAATCGAGAACTGCCGACATTTAGCTAGCCTGCTAACCTGCGTCCGTTTTTGCGCTCGGCCCCAGGAACCACAAggcttaaaatacaagatggcgcccgatcaccgaacggagagggttttccgctataataacaccgagtaccgcctgcaagcaggctaacaTTTAGCAGCATGTAGAAAATTCTTGTGCCACCAAAATTACGATTCTATAGTGTACATAGACGACAGAAAACATCcaataccgacaacaaagctcaattcaggtttgcttgccctttctcaacaaatatagaatgcTTCTAACTCACTAGGTcgacaatttactgggttGTTTGAAAGATTATTTACAGACTGTCAGGCATATAGCCACTGTGTTGTTAAAAAGCTTCCGTTTCGTCCAGTCGAAGCCAAACGGTAAAAATAGGCCCATAAGAAACGTACATGTGGCTGCTGCTACAAAAATGTTTTAGTGAAACATCTTTTCGAccgaaatatatatttttagactCCCCTCTGTTCTCGTAAGGCTCAAACCTTTAAATGATAAACGGGTATAGCAGAGAAAGGGCCGACATAACGCAGACTCGTActttgaaatattttgaagATGTGGTTTTATCAACACTGCTATTGAAGACCCACACGCATTTTGAATGACGTTTATTATTACTTAGAACTGTCCGGCGGTATAAAATCCACAACCAGGAAATCCCAATTGCACTTGTGCACACATGCTATCGGATAACCCCGCGTAAACTAAATGTGatacaaaaatatattctttttttttttttttttttttttttgaaaaggcTTCATGAACATAAGTTCTTCTTTGGACGAATCAATGGACAGTGATAGTTCTCGTTGTATTCGTATTTAactgaaatatttttcttactCTTGTGCATGGTAATGTTCAATGGTATTTTGTGTTTGCTCATGGGCGTGTAAATGCTCCCTTGAGAGCAAATATTCATACTTTTCAAAATGATCCAACATATATTTTGGTGCAAAAAAGTTATCATTATCCCTAGTAGCCATTGCACCATCACCTATTGCATTTCCGTCAAACCACTTTCCGTTGCGAACCATGTTCCGTAAGTTTTTTATGTCCATTTTATCATGGTAACTTCCCCACCGAGGAAAGTCCCCGTTCTGAGCTGAAGTGTACTTCACCCATATCCCATGTACGTCCATACAGCTTGAGCAGTGCCAACCGGCGAAATGATCCACGTCCCCTAGAAACCAAGCACGCACACTATGTTGCTGGGAATACGCGCGAAATTCGGGACTCAAATTTCGGTTTACCCCATTTTCAATGTCCCTCACGCGATTGCTCATGTTACCATGTACCTGGGTTAGCATACCTACAGAACAACCTGCAGTTATCTGCGTAGCGCGAGAGTTCTTCCAGTAAAAACCAAACACGGACCAGCGAAGACGGAAGCCGAACGGCTCCGGATACCCATCGTGAATTCGGAGAAAAGTTAACGCTTCTCTAGAGGGGATCTCATCTAGATCAAATACCAAAAACAAATCATCCGGCTTGACGTTACGAATCTGTGGAAGGCCTTTGACGCCGGTGAACGATCTAATATACGAATCTGCGATCCAGCCGTTCTTGCGAGCTCCCGTAGGGAAATGATCCATATACAagtaaattattttcttatggAATCTTCGCAGGTAGTTTCGATGCAGCCTCGGTAGTAATCGTACGGGTTTGATTGTTCCAAACGCCGAAAAATGCGACTCTACCAGGATAAAGACGTCCACAATGTCGTGCAACTCATTCATGATGATCTCTAGCATCTCAAACTCGATATTGAAAGGCGCAGAGTAGATGATCCGACGCGCTTCTTTCCGCACTCGCAATAGTTGCGGCGGGAAGTTCTCGCCTGAGTACTTAACACAATCAGGGATGCTACACGCCGAACCGTACCACCCTGGCTTGCAATCGCACCTCCCTGAATAAACGGCATGAGTCCCGAGAGAGAAGCACAGTGTTCTGTTGAACCTTGTGAAGTGGCCAATAGTACGCTCGCCTTCAAGGAGGGTGACCACTCTTGGTTGGAAGATTGAAAAGCCCGTGTTGTCCACTGGAGGCACATGCTTTGGTATGGTAGCAGATCCTctacaataaataaacaagaatAAAAACCATGACAACGTACCTTCACACACACGGTTGacatttaaaaagcaaaataacgTGTCAATATAGCGCATGATGTCGTGGGTTTGGTTTCTTAATTTGCGCTTACAAAAACAAATTCGGACATGCAGACATACAGATATAAATTGTGTCTTTTGATGAAAACAACGTGGGTACATAACGCCAACACTTTTGATCAAAGAAATAGTATTTACAGTTCGAATGTCTTCCTTAGCCTCCTACGCAGATGACTCCGCATGGTAAAGAAAGGAAGAGAAATAATGTGAAAAtgtatgaaatattttttgtacttTCATGATCGTCACAAAGTGACGGGTTCttgcttattattatttatctatATACccttatttttaaagaacgtctaattttcagttgaggcagAGCCTTACTTATTTTGGAGCATTCTAAGGCTGGAAACATTCTTGCGGATGTTCTTATAAATTTTAGCCTGCAtgcagccggaaatagttcCATTATTACCGTCTGCGATTTACCGACAGAAAGCTTGTATAGACCCCCTGCGCACCAACCGCCGGAGTGAAGCGacttctgattggctgtcgTCTGGTTCAAATGTAATGAGCCACGCCATTGGTCAATAGCTCCATGTACCCTGCATATAAAATTTTTCGAATGTTATGATTTCGCATGTGAGTTTAACAGCGAAGGCGCAAAGCTCGCAACCATGGCAATTCCTTTGTGTAATTTGTGCCTCACGGATGTAGCTAATAGCGACCAAAGATTTGTCATCGGGGTTAAAGGGATGTTCGATATAGCTTTTGAGGTGAAAAGTCTTTCTTCCACAAGAGTAAGCGAGTATATTTGCCGTCTGGGCTTTAGCGATTTGTTTATACGTTCCGCGGACGAGCATCTTGCCTAATGATTCGAGGTCCTCTGGAAGTTCTCTCTTTGTCCAACGAGGGCCTTTTAATTCGAACAGTTACAGCCACATTTGGGTTTGGAGGATTTGCAGCAGCGGTAGCTGCATTTGTAGCAGGAGCTGTAGTTGCAACAGGTGCTGGAGTTGCAGCGGGAGCTGGATTTACAGGGCTCTGGCCATTGCGGTTGTTGGACCATTGCGCACAGGAGTAGAAGCGAGTACTTATGGTCTTAAGGATGATGACTTTCCCTGTGATTTCGTTGATGTCTTATAAGTTTCTTGCTAGGTGTTCTGATTATCgctatatttattttgaaagaGGTCTTTGATGGTTTTCATTTCTTGAAGCGCAGACGGCAAATATACTCGCTTACTCTTGGGGAAGAGAGACTTTTCAGCTCAAAAGCTATATCGAACTTCCCTTTAACCCCGATGACAAATCTTTGGTCGCTATTAGCTACATCCGTGAGGCACAAATTACACGAAGGAATTGCCATATATTGGTTTGCACGCTTCGCGCCTTCGCTGTCAAACTCTCGTGCAAAATCATAACATTCGAAAATTATATATGCAGGGTACATGGAGCTATTGACCAATCGCGTGGCTCGTTACGTTTGAACCAGACAATAGCCAATCAGTAATCGCTTCACTCCGGCTGTTGGTGCGCGGGGGGTCTAAACAAGCTTTCTGTCGGTAATTCGCAGGTaacaaaatgataaacaaaTGAAAGATAACAATAGTAGCATTTCAGGTCGCTTGTATATACACAATCTGATTCTACATTCgtgtaagtacgcagctgctttgtctcctattatctttgttctacaaaggagttcttttgtctctattcttctcgttctttttgtcgaggtgcggatattgttcaattgcccaatcaaattgcagcttgtaagagcttcGTACTGACCCCCATTCCGACTCACTCtgcgataaaaaaatattttgctggTATTTGAGCCTCCGATAATGTTTTTAGCATGTTCtcaaaatttggtgaaatctcaggctgggcGTAGCGTCCAACAATACCctataaaattattataatattattattattttgttttacggTGTCTCCTAGGGTCAAGCGGAGTCGAACTTTGCGtttatcattaataatcaaCTTTATGTTGAAGCTCTTTATTCATTGGCATTTTGTCAACGGCAAATTCGCAATGCTGAGACGAAATAATGAAAATGCCCGAGTTATAACAGATGTACGAGTTATCAGGTTATAGCTTCGACAAGCACAAATGTCAAATTATTGCTTAGACGCCTTGTAAGATGGTCCCCCTTTTCCTTAGTATCGAAAACACCCCGAATGTGAATGGGGAGAACGAATTTAGCGAGTATTGTTGTAATTTGTAACCCTTCATAAAAACGTTATGTTTGAGGTCGATTGCCATACCAGTTCGTTTCtggttccttattcgcagttccttattcgtctgtttccttattcgctcagttccttattcaaatcggggggggggggggggggggtacttacatgataccttttaattcgagttgaaacatATTTAGGCAttacagtttattcagaacaagtccaacagcattttcgtcgggtaatTTTGGTTGCTTTAACGTGCTTTGCTGCTAAGCGGAGCTGTGGacatgagactctatctgctacaaaaggtcaaattacgcaatgcgtgcaatcgccttcacaaatgaatctagcaaaaaagaagaaatctacctctcatctaataaatgtatttgtatcttgggctttctttccaaacgcattaatatatttagaggagaaatattcacgctttactttacgtacgcgtgtagaaggaatttgaccttgctaacaaaaccacaatttgacagatagtgcttgttgtcgattaacaccttggctaccagatatttattagatgagaggtagatttcttcttttttgctATATTCATTTGTaaaagcgattgcacgcattgcgttatttgaccttttgtagcagatagagtctcatgtCCACAGCTCCGCTTAGCAGCAAAGCACGTTAAAGCAACCAGATTTAACCGACGATAATGCTCATGGACTTGTTCTGAGTTAAGTGtaatgcctaaatactgtttcaactcgaattaaaaggtatcatgtaagtaccccccggatttgaataaggaactgagcgaataaggaaacagacgaaaaaggaactgcgaataaggaaccaACTTCACGCTGGTGATTGTACCCTGGTGATTGCCATGCTTTAAATTTACAATACCGCAATCAAGATGGTCGATTCAATAATTGAattgaaaatgaataaaaagaaTGTTGAAATATAGTAATGTGATGTCGCTGTTTTTGTGTACCTTGGTCTATATTGGCGTTCTTTTTATTCTGGTGTCGTCCCGCTTGTAGATGTAAACAGCAAAGGCTTAAAGGCGCTGCTTGCCTTTAGATGAAGCTCGACAAAAAACAAGAGTACCACCAAAATCGCCGTTAGTAAGGCATACTGAACTTTTCCTTTTCCAAGGAGAAGTCGCCAAACTGGTCTGTGTTTAATAACCATGCTCGGACAAACCTAGTTGAAATAATTTTCACAATAATAATGAGGTCAAATTATCATTCAAATGAGGTAACTACGGAAGCCCATGAGGGTCACTCAAGGTTTTCGTTAACAACATTTCACCTTTCGGTCACGACTTTGAACTATATGCGTCACTAGAACTCACTTTGAGTGTCACGACAAAGCACTATTTAATTATCGCTTAAAACATTGCAGGTTTAGTTCACCAtatcgcactttgtgtctcaaaacatcgcactttgtgtcttaaaaaactcATCATTTTGCCTTTGCTTAAAACATTTCAGTATATCGTTCACGACATTCAACTTTGTGCTTATAACATAGCActatttgtctattgcataaaatatttgactttgtgctttataacatgactctttgtgtcttaaaaaatctcgcgatttgccgaatgcccaaattttttcaagttttgtctattgcataaaatattcaactttgtgtctaaaaaatctcgcgatttgccgaatgcgcagatcattccagtttttgtctgtgcattaaatatttaactttgtgcttcataacatgggattttgtgtcttaaaaaatctcgcgatttgccAAATGGCCaaattattttagtttttgtctatgcataaaatatttaactttgtgctttaGAACTTCATTTCACAAATTTGAAGAGAATTATCAAATAACTGGGTTCTATACAAATGCCCTGTGAGCTCCCTACAAGGACTAAAAACTAAACAGAACTTCAGGATAGGCCGAGGAAAAGGAGCTTTAGCGATACGGGATCAAAGGCTGAACTGGTTGAGTGCTCGCTCGAGCTTTATTTAGTGTTCTACAGATGCAGGTACCTCTAGCTCGCCTTGCGGGACTACAAACGGGACTACAAAAGCAAATACGCGTATGGATTTTTTAGGAGCGAATTTCAGAcaaaaaaggaactgcgaataaggaaccaACTTCACGCTGGTGATTGCACCCTGGTGATTGCCATGCTTTAAATTTACAATACCGCAATCAAGATGGTCGATTCAATAATTGAGttgaaaatgaataaaaagaaTGTTGAAATATAGTGATGTGATGTCGCTGTTTTGTGTACCTTGGTCTATATTGGCGTTCTTTTCGTTCTGGTGTCGTCCCGCTTGTAGATGTAAACAGCAAAGGCTTAAAGGTGCTGCTTGCCTTTAGATGAAGCTCGACAAAAAACAAGAGTACCACCAAAATCGCCGTTAGTAAGGCATACTGAACTTTTCCTTTTCCAAAGAGAAGTCGCCAAACTGGTCTGTGTTTAATAACCATGCTCGGACAAACCTAGTTGAAATAATTTTCACAAAAATAATGAGGTCGAA contains the following coding sequences:
- the LOC5515029 gene encoding beta-1,4-mannosyl-glycoprotein 4-beta-N-acetylglucosaminyltransferase isoform X4; the protein is MQAKIYKNIRKNVSSLRMLQNKGSATIPKHVPPVDNTGFSIFQPRVVTLLEGERTIGHFTRFNRTLCFSLGTHAVYSGRCDCKPGWYGSACSIPDCVKYSGENFPPQLLRVRKEARRIIYSAPFNIEFEMLEIIMNELHDIVDVFILVESHFSAFGTIKPVRLLPRLHRNYLRRFHKKIIYLYMDHFPTGARKNGWIADSYIRSFTGVKGLPQIRNVKPDDLFLVFDLDEIPSREALTFLRIHDGYPEPFGFRLRWSVFGFYWKNSRATQITAGCSVGMLTQVHGNMSNRVRDIENGVNRNLSPEFRAYSQQHSVRAWFLGDVDHFAGWHCSSCMDVHGIWVKYTSAQNGDFPRWGSYHDKMDIKNLRNMVRNGKWFDGNAIGDGAMATRDNDNFFAPKYMLDHFEKYEYLLSREHLHAHEQTQNTIEHYHAQE
- the LOC5515029 gene encoding beta-1,4-mannosyl-glycoprotein 4-beta-N-acetylglucosaminyltransferase isoform X2; this translates as MVIKHRPVWRLLFGKGKVQYALLTAILVVLLFFVELHLKASSTFKPLLFTSTSGTTPERKERQYRPRGSATIPKHVPPVDNTGFSIFQPRVVTLLEGERTIGHFTRFNRTLCFSLGTHAVYSGRCDCKPGWYGSACSIPDCVKYSGENFPPQLLRVRKEARRIIYSAPFNIEFEMLEIIMNELHDIVDVFILVESHFSAFGTIKPVRLLPRLHRNYLRRFHKKIIYLYMDHFPTGARKNGWIADSYIRSFTGVKGLPQIRNVKPDDLFLVFDLDEIPSREALTFLRIHDGYPEPFGFRLRWSVFGFYWKNSRATQITAGCSVGMLTQVHGNMSNRVRDIENGVNRNLSPEFRAYSQQHSVRAWFLGDVDHFAGWHCSSCMDVHGIWVKYTSAQNGDFPRWGSYHDKMDIKNLRNMVRNGKWFDGNAIGDGAMATRDNDNFFAPKYMLDHFEKYEYLLSREHLHAHEQTQNTIEHYHAQE
- the LOC5515029 gene encoding beta-1,4-mannosyl-glycoprotein 4-beta-N-acetylglucosaminyltransferase isoform X1, translated to MVIKHRPVWRLLLGKGKVQYALLTAILVVLLFFVELHLKASSGFTKPLLFTSTSGTTPERKERQYRPRGSATIPKHVPPVDNTGFSIFQPRVVTLLEGERTIGHFTRFNRTLCFSLGTHAVYSGRCDCKPGWYGSACSIPDCVKYSGENFPPQLLRVRKEARRIIYSAPFNIEFEMLEIIMNELHDIVDVFILVESHFSAFGTIKPVRLLPRLHRNYLRRFHKKIIYLYMDHFPTGARKNGWIADSYIRSFTGVKGLPQIRNVKPDDLFLVFDLDEIPSREALTFLRIHDGYPEPFGFRLRWSVFGFYWKNSRATQITAGCSVGMLTQVHGNMSNRVRDIENGVNRNLSPEFRAYSQQHSVRAWFLGDVDHFAGWHCSSCMDVHGIWVKYTSAQNGDFPRWGSYHDKMDIKNLRNMVRNGKWFDGNAIGDGAMATRDNDNFFAPKYMLDHFEKYEYLLSREHLHAHEQTQNTIEHYHAQE
- the LOC5515029 gene encoding beta-1,4-mannosyl-glycoprotein 4-beta-N-acetylglucosaminyltransferase isoform X3 — translated: MAWLITFEPDDSQSEVASLRRLVRRGSIQAFCRGSATIPKHVPPVDNTGFSIFQPRVVTLLEGERTIGHFTRFNRTLCFSLGTHAVYSGRCDCKPGWYGSACSIPDCVKYSGENFPPQLLRVRKEARRIIYSAPFNIEFEMLEIIMNELHDIVDVFILVESHFSAFGTIKPVRLLPRLHRNYLRRFHKKIIYLYMDHFPTGARKNGWIADSYIRSFTGVKGLPQIRNVKPDDLFLVFDLDEIPSREALTFLRIHDGYPEPFGFRLRWSVFGFYWKNSRATQITAGCSVGMLTQVHGNMSNRVRDIENGVNRNLSPEFRAYSQQHSVRAWFLGDVDHFAGWHCSSCMDVHGIWVKYTSAQNGDFPRWGSYHDKMDIKNLRNMVRNGKWFDGNAIGDGAMATRDNDNFFAPKYMLDHFEKYEYLLSREHLHAHEQTQNTIEHYHAQE